The Cryptococcus deuterogattii R265 chromosome 4, complete sequence genome segment TGCCGTCGTCGAATTCGTCGCTCCGACAGAGTACATGGTCAGACCGCCTCAACCGCCAGTGTACGCCTTTGTCATTGATGTTTCGTCTGCTGCTATCCAAAGCGGTATGGTCGCCGTCGCCGCCCGCACTATTCTCGAATCACTTGATTCCCTGCCGAATGCCGATAACCGTACCAAGATTGCCATCATTGCCGTCTCCACcagcctccactttttctctttgccCGTGGGCGCTACGGAAGGGAGCATGTTGGTCGTTCCCGATTTGACCGACGTCTTCCTCCCGAAACCCGTCGACTTGCTCGTCAACCTCACCGAATCTCGTCCCGCTATCGAGTCTTTGCTTGGCAAATTGTCAGACATGTTCCAAGACTCGCACACTGTCGGCTGCGCGCTCGGCTCGGGTCTGCAGGCTGCTCACCAGCTTATTGGGAAGATTGGCGGTAAGATTTTCGCATTGAGCGCTTCTCTTCCTACGATTGGCGAAGGTGTGCTCAAAGCGCGAGATGATCCCAAGCTGCTCGGTACATCGAAAGAATCTCAGCTCCTCAATGCGGGGAACAGCTGGTACAAGACGTTTGCGATTGAGTGTTCCAAAAACCAAGTGTCTGTCGACATGTTCTTGTTTAGCGGGTCATACACCGATGTCGCCACGTTGGGTTGCTTGCCGCGGTACACTGCCGGTCAAACGTATCTCTACCCCGGATTCAACGCCTCGAGGAGCGAGGACGCGATCAAGTTTGCGACCGAGTTTGGAAAAGTGCTGGCGATGCCTATCGGTCTCGAGGCGGTTATCAGGGTTCGTGCGTCCAGGGGGATCCGCATGTCTGCCTTCCACGGCAACTTTTTCATCCGATCGACCGATCTGCTGGCGTTACCCGTTGTACCGCAGGACCAAAACTATGTGATTGAGCTCcagattgaagatgatatcaAGGGCTCGTTTGTCGTCATCCAAACGGCAGTGTTACATACGACATGTTATGGCGAACGACGGATCAGGGTGATCACACAGGCCATGCCGACGACAGATAGTATCGCCGAGCTGTACACGTCTGCGGACCAGATTGCGCTCGCGACCTACCTCGCCAACAAGGCTGTGGAGAGGAGCATGTCGCACAGTTTAGAGGATGCGCGAAATCACATTACGAACCGGTTGGGCGAGATGTTGACCGTGTACAAGAACCAGGTGACTTCTGCCGCGGGGGGCGCGTCCGCCCAGCTCGCTGTTCCTGAAAACTTGCTGCTCCTCCCGCTGCTGTGTTGCGCGCTGACGAAACATGTCGGGCTGCGTGAAGGCGCCTCGATCCCACCCGACTTGCGAGCCTACGCCCAATGTCTACTGACCACTTTACCGTGCCAGGCGCTGATCCCGTACATCCACCCGAGATTCTACTCTCTCCATAATATGCCGCCCGAGGCGGGCACGATTGGCGGTGATGATGGGACGATGATCCTCCCGCCCGCGCTGAACCTCACATCAGAGAAACTCGAGCGACACGGTCTCTACCTCATCGAGGATGGGCAaaacatcttcctctgggTGGGACACGATGCCGTCCCGCGCTTGGTTCAAGATGTCTTTGATCTCCCGTCGTACCCCGAACTCCAGGGGGGCAAGTATACCCTCCCACGACTGGATAATCCCTTCTCGGAGAGAGTGTGTAATGTGGTGGATAAgacgagggagatgaggaggggggTGTATAGGCCGCAGGTATATGTGGTGAAGAGTGATGCAGAGCCGGCGTTGAGGAGCTGGGCATTGAGTTTGTTGGTGGAAGATAGGATGGATAGGATGTCGAGTTATGCGCAGTATTTGACAACTGTCAAGGGAAAGGTATCGTCCTTTTTTTGGAATTGTTCAAGGATTCAAGTGCTGATGTATTTTTTTAGGTCAATGGCAGTTAAAATAGGGGTGGTTTAGATGGAATGACTGTGGTGTTGTTTTCATGATTTGGGGGGGGGGGAGATATGAAAAGTTACACACCCGTGTGAAGGACAGAGCATGAGGATGGAATGTGTGTTGGTAGTAGCCGATGGAAAGCCAAATTGTGCATTGGTCATGTCATATTTGGTAGCAAacaaaaggagaagggagatgaatCGTTTTTTTGAAAAGATTCAACATTTTGTTGAtgcaagaagcaagagagaGGTGCTCGTTTTTTTCAATCTGAATGACTAGTTTCTAGATATGTAAAGTACACTCATATTCCATCTAAAATCATCTGGCCGTGTATCGTGGTGAACCGAATGTTCTCCGATGATTCAACATTTACTATCACCTCCGCGATTCATTTTTTCCCATAGGAAATAAAATTCATCCACGCTTGACTTGGATCCTACCCAATTTCTTATTCATCAGTAAACTTCATTGGCTCCTCTTCAATAGAAAAAAATGGGTTAAGAACTGACCCCCCGCCCATAATTTCAACCAATATATTCCGCACTATACGCCTCACAGCCTCCTCACTCGCAGGATCCCATTCTTTAGATGTGGAGACGCTAATTttcgttgttgttgtttctGATTTCGTCGTCTTTCCTCCCCGGCCTTCTCGCTGCTGggctcctccttctccttttgtGTGACATTCATCTTTGGATGGTGGTGGGCGGCACGGAGGCATCTCGGGActagcagcagcagcaggaggaagagggagagtgATACATTCATAGAGTTCTGTAATGATTTTGAGGCTTATAGGCCATGCCCCTTGTTGCTTCTGCGTGagcttttttctttttttccttttctctatTCTTTCATTCCACCGTTTCTTGGAGGGCAAAGAACACGCGGAGACTTACCCAAAGTACCTTCAAAATGCATAAAAGTGAGGTCTTCGAGCATCTCGAATTGAGAGTCGGTGAGCAAGTGGGGGATGACGAGTTCAATTGTCTGTTCTCATGGTTTAAAAAGTTGGTTTTCGTCTCATATTTTACTGGTGCAGATGAGGTCTGGTATaagatggggagaagggggggaagggatggacGTACATGAGGTGGTCTGGGATATGGCATTGTTTCTCTTCACGCAGTTTAGCATGTAGGGTGATAGGGTGAGTAATGATATTTAGAATAAGGATGTATAAGGTGTAGGAGAGAATAATGGAATCCTCAGAGACAACGATACAGGAACAGTAGGGGTCCTTTGGAATGATGACGGTTTTGAGGGTGGCTTGGGGCGGGGCAGGTTCCTTGATTTCTTTGTTCATAAGAGGACAATGGAAATATGCTAAGAGACACTTGAAAACAAAAACCGTTCCGCTtgaataaaaaaaaaaaccctCAAATTCCCTCGATATTTTCTAATCCTCCTCGGGATCCGCTTTCCTCGTGAAACAAGCCACCCATTTGTCGCCTTTATTTCTCTCCACTTTTtgtccttcctctgtcGATGTACGCGCTGCTTCGAGAATCGGGTCGTCCGATAGAGTTTCGGTGGGGATGTATTCGAAGAGGGGGTGGGCGTGGAGGTGGTGCGCCATCCATTCGTGAAGGTCTGTTTCGGGGCC includes the following:
- a CDS encoding protein transporter SEC24, yielding MSQPVMLPRAGKPDGTPIERVHLCRPQHRQIPVGGPLNPVFPTSHPPPPRGARRPIARPHPHPHRHGRRAYPSAMYTQGYDAPAPQVGPQQPVAGFAEQGTPQFITPGFEGQQPYAGQPQMQQPAYGGVDQVAGQFQQMNIAPGAAPGAAPVAGAYQGSYAEKQLHSTKTKTVNLIGLQPDVTALDSPPPPALLPANASVTSSPHSQPDPSYQRCTLNAMPTTQSLLNKSKLPLALVMAPYRSIRETDNDPDVPVVEDGVIARCRRCRAYINPFVTFIEGGNRWKCCMCGLSNEVPQLFDWDQRGEKPADRWARKELNNAVVEFVAPTEYMVRPPQPPVYAFVIDVSSAAIQSGMVAVAARTILESLDSLPNADNRTKIAIIAVSTSLHFFSLPVGATEGSMLVVPDLTDVFLPKPVDLLVNLTESRPAIESLLGKLSDMFQDSHTVGCALGSGLQAAHQLIGKIGGKIFALSASLPTIGEGVLKARDDPKLLGTSKESQLLNAGNSWYKTFAIECSKNQVSVDMFLFSGSYTDVATLGCLPRYTAGQTYLYPGFNASRSEDAIKFATEFGKVLAMPIGLEAVIRVRASRGIRMSAFHGNFFIRSTDLLALPVVPQDQNYVIELQIEDDIKGSFVVIQTAVLHTTCYGERRIRVITQAMPTTDSIAELYTSADQIALATYLANKAVERSMSHSLEDARNHITNRLGEMLTVYKNQVTSAAGGASAQLAVPENLLLLPLLCCALTKHVGLREGASIPPDLRAYAQCLLTTLPCQALIPYIHPRFYSLHNMPPEAGTIGGDDGTMILPPALNLTSEKLERHGLYLIEDGQNIFLWVGHDAVPRLVQDVFDLPSYPELQGGKYTLPRLDNPFSERVCNVVDKTREMRRGVYRPQVYVVKSDAEPALRSWALSLLVEDRMDRMSSYAQYLTTVKGKVNGS